CTCAAGGCAATTTTATGGAAAATAGAATAAAAACGTTCGGACATTTAAAACCGAAGATTAACTCTATGCAAATCAATAACCACTGGTTCAGGCATCTGCAGGGGATGTCTGCCACAATTCTACAATGGTTTGCGCTAGACCTCGAACCTCCGTCGTGTGGGTGGGTCCGGTGCAATACCGCATCAGGAGAGAAACCATTTTACAACTGATCGATGCTAGTCTCTCAAAAACAACAGAATCGAATATTAGTATTGAAGAAAAATGCAGAATTTATGGTTTAAACAGATTAAAAATTGAAGATAAAAAACTTTTTGACAAATATGGAAAAGAAGAAGGTGTAAATCTCTGTGATTATTCTTTTGCAAACAATTTTATATGGAAAGGATCGATAGAATTATTATGGAAGCTGATTAATAATAATTTCTGCCTCTTTGGAGTAACTTCCAAGGGCATGTGTATGATGCTCCCGCCGTTAGGAAAAAACAGCATTCAAAACACTCTTCATGAATGTTTTTCCCTAATGCAAGAAATTAACGATTCCAGTTGTTTTGAATCGTATATCAATTACGTTTATGAGGACTTCCTGAAACTTTTTGACAATAGTCCATTTCGTATTGTTGAAAGCTATCCTGACTACATTTACAAAACATCCGATCTCATAAAACTCGTCGGCAGAAAATACGAAAAGAAGAGAAACGAAATAAATTTTTTTAAAAAGCATTACAATGCCTCATTCGAAAAATTCTACCCCAGACATATCGCTGACGCACTTCTTATGGTAGATCAATGGAAAAAGGAAAAAGTCCAGGAGTCGAACCTTTCAAACCATCATGAAGGCCATTATCAGTATAGCCTCATCCACGAAGCAGAGGCTGCTAAGTGTGCAATCATCTTTTCTGAAGAATTAGGACTAACGGGTGCAATCATAACAATCAGTGGCCGAATTGAAGGCATTACGTTAGGTGAAAATATCACCCCTGATACTGCTTCTGTCCTCATAGAAAAAACCAACAACGGCTTCCAGGGCATGCCACAATTTATCTATCAGCAATTTTGCGCCAGTGATTTTTCTGATGTAGCTTACATCAACGCAGGCGAGGACTGGGGCATAGAAGGTCTTAAAAGGGCAAAGATGTCGTATCATCCTTGTATGCTTGCAAAGAAATTTCTTATTTATGGAAAATAAAATCTTGGTAAATTCGGTTGGGTTTTAAAAGACAAAACCCAACAACCTGCTTGTTTCCGAATGCATGTAAGGAATTTTACCATCGTAAGATTTCTCTTTGCGATGGTCACAGACAAAGATGCCCGTCCCATGAAGACAGCTTGGGTAGGGTGCGTCCTACGCGCCAAAACAATCCAACGTATGGATGGTGCGTAGGACGCACCCTACTATGGCTTCTATAACAGGGTAGTGGCAAGGCGCACCTTGCCACTACAGTTGGTTTGAATTTCCTGAACATTGAATTATTGCAGGGCAAACCTTTTAGACCTTTTATTTCTTGAGCTGATGGAGAAAAAGTGTTTTCCAATGGAGGTATTTCACCGACAACTCATCAAAAATTTATTGACCAAACCCAAATCTATTTGTATAAAGGCGACCACACCCAGTAAGGCAAAAATTCCCATAACCTTTTTCATAATTCAAACCTCCCTGTTTTTCGTGTCCCTGGGCATAGACACCAGCAACTGATTAAACCTGCCCCCCTGATTGCTCAAGGTTTGCTTTTATCGGATTTACTTTTTATTTTTTAAACGATTTTATGATTTTGTCAGGCAAAAATTAATTATTTCATGTTTTAACGGTATAAGTCACCTTCAACACGATTTCTGATCAATCAAAGATTACGGTAAACCAAGCTATGGAAAGAGTCGAAAGGGAAACACGTAATCACATCTTGTCTGCACAACTTCAAGCCAGTGTGCTTCAATTTTCTGGAACTAAAACTAAATCGAATTTACCTTCCGTCTGTCCCTTGCCAGGATAATACTGGGTAACCAGCGTCCGAAAGCCTTTGGCCGTAATTTTCATGTGGATATGAGAAGGCCTTCCACTATATGGCGGTGGAAAATTACTTTCAAATTTATACGCACCCTCTTTATCAGAAAACATCGTTGCGCGATGGTCATCGTCGTATTTACCATCCGGGCCTGCCATCCAGCACTCAATCCGTGCACCCACAATGGGTGAACAGTCCACACTCGTCCTGACAACACCACTCAGGACGTGACCTTTTCCAACACTGGTTCGTTCCGGTGCATTTGGCGTGTAAAATGGCCCCAGTGCATCAGGAGGCGTAGGTTTGCATGGGACGGAAGTGGTCGTCTGGGAAGGTTTGGCTGCCTCTTCAGCTTTCGCCAGTGCCAGCCCTAATAAGAGCGTTTCTTGATGAGTACTTCTGAGACCTAAAAAGACCAGAAATAAAAGGCCAAAGGCAACATATAATAACCGGTTCATAATCTACCCTCCAAAATTTAACCAATCGGGATATTAATATTTTCCAAAGATAATTTTGACATTTTTAGCAAAAACATGGATAAATTAACCCTGTCAGGGTTTAAAACCCCTGACAGGGTTAACCCACTAATTTCGTGCTCCGGATTTTGTCTTTTCCGACTTGTTCGGTTGGGGAAATAGTTAATATTTGGAAAAGGATTATCGAAAGATCAGGCTTTTAGATTTATGCTAAAAGAAAGTTCTTTGAAAGTCCAGGACATTTTCATTGGAAAGATGGCAGACGTTATCTATAATGACACCAACTATGCTAGGATGTACCGTTCCTACAATAGGTGGATTACCGACAGGATTTTTCTGGGCCAGGAAATGGGGATGTGAATGTATTCAAATCTATGTGACATTATCCCGCAGATGGGATGTATCCGGGTTATCGGATGAAGAGATCTTTAAATTCAAATCTGCCTGGCAGGAAAGTCACGTCAGAAAAGTAGTTGCCCATGTCCCCTATTTAGTAAATCTAGCTTCCCCGGATAAGAATCTCTGGCAGAAATCAAGAGAACGACTTCGTATAGAATTAACGAGGGCGGAACAATTCGGCGTAAATTTTCTGGTTCTTCACCCGGGAAGTTACGGAAACTCAAATAAACTGGATGGAATGAAGAGAACCACTGAGGCTATACATACTATTATTTCAAACGCAGGTGACAATCAAAAAACCCAAATACTTCTGGAAACTATGGCTGGTCACGGAACGTCGATAGGTTCTACCTTTGAAGAAATTGCTTACATCCTTGAAGAAATTGACAATCCGGAATTCATTGGCGTTTGTTTTGATACAGCGCATGTCTTCGCGGCTGGATACGATATAAGAGGTTATAAAAACTATGAAACAGTGCTCAAAGAATTTGATGCGATAATTGGGTTGAACAAAATAAAAACTATCCATGTAAATAATTCCAAAACAAATTTAGGTTCCCGCGTCGACCGTCATGCGTGTATTGGAGAGGGGAAACTGGGGTTAGAAATTTTCCATGCAATCATGAAAGACACAAGGTTTCTTACAATACCAAAAATATTAGAGATTCCCGAAAGAGACAAGAGGAGTGAAGACAATTTAAGACTACTCCGAAAACTACAATTAATTCCTGGCCATCTTCCAAAATCAAAGAACTTACAAAAACAGCTCATACGAAAGGAATTCTATGTCAATATCTATTAAGGTAAAAGAAGGAATAGCCGCCTCGTCCTGGATTGTGAAGATTTTTGAGGGTCGTTCTCAGGCTGTTTCTGAAGAGAAGGAAGTTTATGATTTTAGACTGGGAAACCCGAAGATAGAACCACCTTCAGCGTTTGTTGAGGAATTGAAGAAGGTTGCAAATAATCCATTCCCAGAGATGCATGGCTATTCAGCTTTGGCAGGACATGTTCAGACACGGGAGGCCATAGCTCAAACACTGTCAAAAGAAAGAGGTCTGAATTTCACTGCGCAGCATGTAATTATGACCGCTGGTGGCGCTGGTGCATTAAATATTATTTTGAAAGCGATTTTGAATCCTGGTGATGAAGTCATTGTTTTGTCACCTCTCTATCTGGAATATCCCTATTATATCGATAATCACGGTGGGGTTTGTTGCGTGGCAGAAACAAATGCGGATTTTACCTTAAACATTGATAATGTAGCAGCAAAGATAAATCCCCGCACGAAGGCGATTATCATAAACTCGCCGAATAATCCGTCCGGGATGATTTACTCTGATGAAAGTTTGAAATCTACTGCAAGGCTTCTGAACGAGAAAAATCGACAGTCTGGGAAAGAAATTTTTTTGATTTATGATGCGGCGTATCAGGACATCGTCTACGATGGCAACAAGGTTCCTGATATCTTTAGCATCTATTCAAACACCATTTTTGCGGCCTCGTATTCCAAACCGCTTTCGATTCCGGGGGAAAGGATAGGGTATGCTGCTGTCCATCCTGCAATGAAAAATTCCGGGGAACTTATGGAGGCATTGACCTTTGCGAATCGTGTTCTTGGGTATCTGAGCGCCCCTGTTCTTATGCAACACGTCGTTACAAATCTTCAGGGTGTTTGTGTTGACAGGGCAGAATATCAGAAAAGAAGAGATATGTTTTGTAATGCCCTGCAGGATTTTGGTTATTCGTTTACACGGCCAATGGGGGCTTATTATATCTTTCCCGAAACTCCCGGAGATGACCTTGCATTTACGCAAGAACTGGCTAAAGAAGGAATACTGGTGCTCCCAGGGAAGAGTTTTGGAAGAAGTGGGTATATCAGAATCGCCTTCTGTGTTAAGAAAGAAACCATTAAAAAATCGCTTCCGGGATTTAAAAAGGTTAAAGACTTTTTCAAGCGGAATGCAAAAGCAAAGTAGCTTGATTTTATAGGGATTTCAAACTTTGGGGTTGTGTGGGTTTTGTTCTGTATTACAAATTTATAAAACCTTGCTTTTTTAACGAGGTTTTTAATCTGCTTTTGTATAACTTATTTTACCTCCCCTTTATCCCCTCCTTGCGAAGGAAGGGAATTCGGGGTGATTTCTTTGGTTGTGGCTCTGCCACACTGTGTTCATCTGTGTTCAATAGGGTGGTTTCAATGAGACCAACAGACTGCGGCTTTACACATGAATTCGACTGGAAACTTTATCCCCATGCTGAAAACCTCTTGGTACAACATATTGACGTATTCTTAAGGAACAACGATTTTGCCTGCAATCTTTCTCCTCGAATAGAACAGGAAACCTCAACACGATTTCTTGATTGGATTGATCATGTTATTTTACCAGAGGATGTTCTTAGCGCAAAAGCCATTGAGGAGACCGGCTTTCAGGAAATGGACCACATTGAAGCCCCAACCGGCATGAGGGTATTTATGCATCCTGGGGCCGTCTTCTTCCCTGTTTTGCTCAGCCAGGAAAATTTTATCGAAGTCGTACTCAAGCCTGAGAGGTTAGACCACTTTATTCAGGTGATTGGCCAAAATATTTCTAGAGAAGGTGATATCTACGGACCTTACAGGAAAGCGGTTATTTCTGCCCAGGGTACTTATATCCTCTCTGCAGTGGAAAGGAGAGGGTATAATGGCTTCTGCGTATCTGAAAAACTGACCGAAGATACCTGGGAATACCGACAAGCGCTGGAAACATTTTTCTGCAGGCAGCGGTATTATGAAAGTCTTGAGGAAGCCATGGAAGCTATACAGGAACTGATTTATGATACGTGCAAAAAGCTTACACCAGCCAGGGTAACAGATGCCTTTTTCAGGGCGGAACGAGCCTACTGGGAGAGAAGAAACCGGGCAGGTCAGATACAAAAGGCCAGGCTGGACAGGCTGGGGCTGGGCTGGGGAAACCACGACCACCATACCTACCGTTCCTCACGGGGGAATTTTACACGATTAATAAAAATCTTTGAAACCCTCGGATTTGTCTGCCGCGAGCAGTTTTTTGCGGGTGAGGAAGCGGGCTGGGGCGCACAGATCCTTGAGCATCCGGATTGCAATATCGTGCTGTTTACCGATATCGATCTCCTAAAAGAAGAAAGGAATGAGAATTTTACCCGACACGGGTTAAAACAAACCACACATAGGGGGACGGTTGGGTTGTGGGTGGAGTTGCATGGAGAAAGCATCCTGCAGGCCGGTCTCCATCACCTCGCGGCACGGTTTGATTTTGAAAAATTGCGCACCGACCTAAAGCAGTCAAACATTATTACAATGAACCCATTCTCTTATTTTGAATTTTTAAAACAGGCATTCACAGAAGGGGAAATGTGGCACGTGGACAAAGGACGGCTGGACAATCTTTTGGAAAAGGGCTTGATAACAGTGACACAGCATGATATGTTTCGCAAGGATGGTGCACTCGGCGGCCACCTGGAAAATATCCAGAGAGCGCAGGGATTCAAAGGATTCAACCAGCATTCCGTTTCAGCCATTATCAAAGCCACCGACCCCAGGAAATACAAGATTCAAGGGGCGTGAGGAATTTTAAAAAATAAAATTTTCACACAGAGACACGGAGGAAAACAAATAATTTACTTTTTAGATGTTCAGATGTTTCGGGGTGCCAC
This is a stretch of genomic DNA from Candidatus Brocadia sp.. It encodes these proteins:
- a CDS encoding DUF2156 domain-containing protein, whose amino-acid sequence is MVCARPRTSVVWVGPVQYRIRRETILQLIDASLSKTTESNISIEEKCRIYGLNRLKIEDKKLFDKYGKEEGVNLCDYSFANNFIWKGSIELLWKLINNNFCLFGVTSKGMCMMLPPLGKNSIQNTLHECFSLMQEINDSSCFESYINYVYEDFLKLFDNSPFRIVESYPDYIYKTSDLIKLVGRKYEKKRNEINFFKKHYNASFEKFYPRHIADALLMVDQWKKEKVQESNLSNHHEGHYQYSLIHEAEAAKCAIIFSEELGLTGAIITISGRIEGITLGENITPDTASVLIEKTNNGFQGMPQFIYQQFCASDFSDVAYINAGEDWGIEGLKRAKMSYHPCMLAKKFLIYGK
- a CDS encoding intradiol ring-cleavage dioxygenase; protein product: MNRLLYVAFGLLFLVFLGLRSTHQETLLLGLALAKAEEAAKPSQTTTSVPCKPTPPDALGPFYTPNAPERTSVGKGHVLSGVVRTSVDCSPIVGARIECWMAGPDGKYDDDHRATMFSDKEGAYKFESNFPPPYSGRPSHIHMKITAKGFRTLVTQYYPGKGQTEGKFDLVLVPEN
- a CDS encoding deoxyribonuclease IV gives rise to the protein MERWQTLSIMTPTMLGCTVPTIGGLPTGFFWARKWGCECIQIYVTLSRRWDVSGLSDEEIFKFKSAWQESHVRKVVAHVPYLVNLASPDKNLWQKSRERLRIELTRAEQFGVNFLVLHPGSYGNSNKLDGMKRTTEAIHTIISNAGDNQKTQILLETMAGHGTSIGSTFEEIAYILEEIDNPEFIGVCFDTAHVFAAGYDIRGYKNYETVLKEFDAIIGLNKIKTIHVNNSKTNLGSRVDRHACIGEGKLGLEIFHAIMKDTRFLTIPKILEIPERDKRSEDNLRLLRKLQLIPGHLPKSKNLQKQLIRKEFYVNIY
- a CDS encoding pyridoxal phosphate-dependent aminotransferase; its protein translation is MSISIKVKEGIAASSWIVKIFEGRSQAVSEEKEVYDFRLGNPKIEPPSAFVEELKKVANNPFPEMHGYSALAGHVQTREAIAQTLSKERGLNFTAQHVIMTAGGAGALNIILKAILNPGDEVIVLSPLYLEYPYYIDNHGGVCCVAETNADFTLNIDNVAAKINPRTKAIIINSPNNPSGMIYSDESLKSTARLLNEKNRQSGKEIFLIYDAAYQDIVYDGNKVPDIFSIYSNTIFAASYSKPLSIPGERIGYAAVHPAMKNSGELMEALTFANRVLGYLSAPVLMQHVVTNLQGVCVDRAEYQKRRDMFCNALQDFGYSFTRPMGAYYIFPETPGDDLAFTQELAKEGILVLPGKSFGRSGYIRIAFCVKKETIKKSLPGFKKVKDFFKRNAKAK